In the Microtus pennsylvanicus isolate mMicPen1 chromosome 6, mMicPen1.hap1, whole genome shotgun sequence genome, one interval contains:
- the Pdp2 gene encoding pyruvate dehydrogenase [acetyl-transferring]-phosphatase 2, mitochondrial: MSSTVSYWIFSSARNRIAILQGGRRFYSRGAANRNQPKWRLSSPASPTVKTSTPRGGFALQKAYRHTSTEEEDFHLQLSPEQVNDMLRAGESSHKILDFNNGVPSSVLRFESNQLAANSPVEDRQGVASCMQTNGLMFGIFDGHGGHACAQAVSERLFYYMAVSLMSHQTLEQMEEAMENMKPLLPILQWLKHPGDSIYKDVTSVHLDHLRVYWQELLDLHMEMGLSIEEALMYSFQRLDSDISLEIQAPLEDEVTKNLSLQVAFSGATACMAHVNGVHLHVANAGDCRAILGVQEDNGVWSCLPLTRDHNAWNEAELSRLKREHPESENRTLIIDDRLLGVLIPCRAFGDVQLKWSRELQRSVLGRGFDTEALNIYQFTPPHYYTPPYLTAKPEVTYHRLRPQDKFLVLASDGLWDMLGNEDVVRLVVGHLSKVACHKPDLDQRPANLGLMQSLLLQRKASGLHAADQNAATHLIRHAIGSNEYGEMEPERLAAMLTLPEDVARMYRDDITVMVVFFNSESIDTYSKEG, from the coding sequence ATGTCAAGTACCGTGTCCTATTGGATCTTCAGTTCTGCACGGAATCGAATTGCTATCTTACAAGGAGGTAGACGCTTCTACTCAAGGGGTGCCGCAAATAGGAATCAACCGAAATGGAGGCTTTCTTCTCCGGCATCGCCGACTGTGAAGACCAGTACTCCGCGTGGTGGCTTTGCTCTGCAGAAAGCCTACAGACACACATCAACCGAGGAAGAGGATTTCCACTTACAGCTTAGCCCTGAACAGGTCAACGACATGCTTCGAGCTGGCGAGTCATCTCACAAGATTCTTGACTTCAACAATGGAGTTCCAAGTTCAGTGTTACGGTTTGAGAGCAACCAGCTGGCCGCCAATTCCCCAGTGGAGGACCGGCAGGGTGTAGCTTCCTGCATGCAAACCAACGGACTGATGTTTGGCATTTTTGACGGCCATGGTGGCCATGCATGTGCCCAAGCGGTGAGCGAGAGGCTCTTCTACTACATGGCAGTGTCCCTGATGTCCCACCAAACCTTGGAGCAGATGGAGGAAGCAATGGAAAACATGAAGCCTTTGCTGCCCATCCTCCAGTGGCTCAAGCATCCTGGGGATAGTATTTATAAGGATGTCACCTCCGTACACCTGGACCACCTTCGAGTCTATTGGCAAGAACTTCTTGACTTGCATATGGAAATGGGTTTGAGCATCGAAGAAGCATTGATGTACTCCTTCCAGAGACTGGATTCGGACATCTCACTAGAAATCCAGGCCCCCCTGGAAGATGAGGTGACAAAGAACCTATCCCTCCAGGTTGCTTTTTCTGGGGCAACAGCTTGCATGGCCCATGTCAACGGAGTTCACCTACATGTAGCAAATGCTGGCGACTGCCGGGCTATCCTTGGTGTCCAGGAAGACAATGGTGTGTGGTCCTGTTTACCTCTTACCCGGGACCACAATGCTTGGAATGAGGCTGAGCTATCCCGGCTTAAGAGAGAACACCCTGAGTCTGAGAACAGGACACTCATCATAGATGATAGGCTGCTGGGTGTCCTCATTCCCTGCAGGGCCTTTGGGGATGTCCAGCTCAAGTGGAGTAGAGAGTTGCAGCGTAGTGTGCTAGGGAGGGGCTTTGATACTGAGGCCCTCAACATCTACCAGTTCACACCACCCCACTACTACACTCCGCCCTATCTGACGGCCAAGCCGGAGGTTACATACCACAGGCTGAGGCCCCAAGATAAGTTCCTCGTCCTGGCGTCAGATGGTCTGTGGGACATGCTGGGCAATGAGGATGTGGTGAGGCTGGTGGTGGGCCACCTGTCCAAGGTTGCTTGCCATAAGCCGGATCTGGACCAAAGACCGGCCAACCTGGGGCTCATGCAGAGTCTGCTGCTGCAGCGGAAGGCCAGCGGACTCCATGCAGCTGACCAAAATGCAGCCACGCATCTGATCAGACACGCCATCGGGAGCAACGAGTATGGGGAGATGGAGCCAGAGCGACTGGCCGCCATGCTGACATTACCAGAAGATGTAGCCAGGATGTATCGGGATGATATCACTGTCATGGTGGTGTTTTTTAACTCAGAGTCAATTGATACATACTCTAAGGAGGGTTAA